AGGTAGATCACCCGGTCGACGCCAGCCTCGCTGGCTGCCGTGGCGAAGTTCGCCGCCGCCTGGTTGTCCCGTTCCTCGAACTCGCCGCCGATCCCCAGGGAGTGAACCAGGTAGTAGGCCACGTCGATGTCCTCGAAGACCCCATCGAGAGTTTCGGGGTCGAGCACGTCGCCTTCGACGACTTCGACGCGGTCGTCCAGCCGTTTCTCCCCTTTCGATCGGTCACGGGTGAGCGCTCGGACCTCGTATCCGTGTTCCAGGAGGTCGGGAACGAGGTTGCTCCCGACGAAGCCAGTCGCGCCGGTGACGAGAACTTTCATAGGATAGCTTGGACTGCTGACCTGATAACAGTACGCATACTTCCAGTCGGCGAGACCGGAAGTGGTTATTGGCTGGTGGGCTTTTGCGTGGGCAAGGGAATGAAGGCCACCGCCGTCGCGCACCCGATCCAGGGCCTGTTGAAGTATCACGGGTTTCGCGATCGGGAGCGAAACGTCCCGGCTCATGACTCGATTTCGGTCTGTACGGCCCCCTCCCGGACCACGACGACCGTGGCGTTCGGCCACGAGACCGATCAGGTCACGGTCGATGGGGAGCCGATCGACGAGGAGGGGGCCGACCGGGCGCGTGAGGTGCTGGATCTGGTACGCGAGCGGGCGGGGATCGAATCCGGGGCCAGGGTGGTCTCGGAGAACACGTTCGAGTCGAACGTCGGCCTGGGGGCCTCGGCGTCGGCCTACGCGGCCCTGGCGAAAGCCGCCGTGGACGCCGCCGGGCTGGATCTCTCCCGGGACGAACTCTCCGGGCTCGCCCGCCGGGGTGCGGCCTCGGCCGCCCGGAGTGTCGTCGGTGGCTTCGCACACTTGCACACGGCGACCGCTCCGGCTGATGCCGTCGCCTCGCCGATTCCGTCGGGGTTCGACCAGGACCTGCGGATCGTGATCGCCTCGCTGCCCGAGCGGAAGTACACCTCTCGCGCGCACACCACCACCCCCGAATCGCCGTACTTCGAGGGGCGGCTGGCCGGTGTGCCCGAGACGACTGCGGACCTGCGGACGGCGATCCGAACCGGGGACTTTCACACTACCTTCGGGATCGCCGAGCGGGAGTCGATCGAACTCCTCGGGGTGACGATGACGGGCCCGGACGGCTGGCTGTACTGGCGGCCCGAGACGCTCACCGTGCTCGACATCGCTCGCTCACTGCGAAATGAGGGCGTCCCGGTGTACTTCTCGGCTGACACCGGCGCGACGGCCTATCTGAACACGACGGCCGAACACGTCGAGACCGTTCGGGAAGCGATCGAAGCTGAATCCATCCCGACCCGGACCTGGCGGGTCGGCGGTGGGGTGCGGGCCGCGACGACCCACCTCTTCTAGTCGAAAAACGGCGCGAGTCCCGCGACGGCTCCGAGATCGAGATGCCGCTCCAGCAGCGTGGCGGCCCGCTCGTAGGGGGAGGCGCCTTGCTCTCCACCGGCGGGGCGATCCAGTCCGGCCCGCTCGAAGAGTACCTCGACGAACGCCTCACGCACCGATTCGTTCTCGAAGAGCCCGTGGAGGTAGGTGCCGAGCACGTCGCCCTGTTGGGCGCTGTAGGGTTCGAGTGGGTGGGAAAGCGGTTCGCGGAACGCCGTCGCCCCCATGTGGATCTCGTAGCCCGAAGCCGTGCCAGTCGCGCCGGCGATCGGGCCCCGCCCCTCGACCTGGCAGGTCGTGCGGGTGACTTCCTTCTCGGCGGAGAAGGTCGTCACCACTGGGAGCACGCCCAGCGCGTCGATGGTGCCCTCGACGGCCGTGCTCTCGATGCCGGCTTCCTCGATCCGGTCGCCGAGCATCTGATAGCCGCCACAGATGCCCACGATCGGCCCGGAAAACGCCCGGAGTGACTCGCCAAAACTGGCCTCCTGGAGTGCGAGCAAATCATCGACGGTGTTCTTCGAGCCGGGGAGGACGACCGCGTCGAACTCGGCCAGATTCACGTCCAGCGGGACGTAC
This region of Halodesulfurarchaeum sp. HSR-GB genomic DNA includes:
- a CDS encoding diphosphomevalonate decarboxylase encodes the protein MKATAVAHPIQGLLKYHGFRDRERNVPAHDSISVCTAPSRTTTTVAFGHETDQVTVDGEPIDEEGADRAREVLDLVRERAGIESGARVVSENTFESNVGLGASASAYAALAKAAVDAAGLDLSRDELSGLARRGAASAARSVVGGFAHLHTATAPADAVASPIPSGFDQDLRIVIASLPERKYTSRAHTTTPESPYFEGRLAGVPETTADLRTAIRTGDFHTTFGIAERESIELLGVTMTGPDGWLYWRPETLTVLDIARSLRNEGVPVYFSADTGATAYLNTTAEHVETVREAIEAESIPTRTWRVGGGVRAATTHLF